GATGATCACTGCATTGTAGGCTTCGGGATTGTAGGTATAGTTTTCCTGTCGCTTAAGTGACTTTTTGAGAGTGGTTTCATCATAGGTGGAAGAGGATACAGGAGTCTCTTGTGAAAAGAGATTTTGTTCCAGAAGGGTATCGAGATTGTCTGCCTGGAGGATAGTTTTTTCTGTTTTGGTGAGAGAGATGTTTTCAGGAGTAATAACATAGTGAAACATCTCCACGTACGAAAGTGGATCCACAAAGGCAATAAAATCTCCCAGGAGATTATTGAGCTTTTCGAAGCGGAAAACTCCCTTAACATTGAGGCGAATATCGCTTCCACCTTCTTCGCTTAATCCCATGAGAACGACATTTGACGCATACGAGAGGCTTTCCAGGTTACTCAGGATTTTGGGTGGCATATTGCTTGTGATCACCTCACCACCCTCCGGGAGAAGCCAGAGGTTAATAACTTCTGCTGTTTGGTTTCTCTGAACATTTCCGATCATAATGCCCCGTTCTCCGGAGAGAAGGCGCCTCCCTTCCACAACAATGAGCCGGTTTTGAAAAAAGCGTTCATACCTATCAACATCCACAGCGTATATCATGTAAAACACGGGAAGTCCGGTGGGGTTGAGAAGCATGGCGACGTTTCGACCAAGAGGGAGAAAATCCTCAACAAAAGGTAGAGAAGAGAGGATATTGCTGATCTGAGCATAATTGTGAATGAGACTCATAGGCCGTCCCGTCATGAAACCAAAAACCTCTTTGTCCATCTGGTTGGTGGAGATGATCACCATGTTTCCCGTAAAACCATGGATGATATTTTGTTCCAGAGAGGTATTTATCCCTTTAATGGCAGCGTTTCCAAAGGTGAGAAGAAAGGCAACGAGAAAAAGAAGTCCACCTACGATGAGACTTTTTCCCTTATGGCGGAAAAGGTTACGAAAGGCTATACTATAAAATAGGAGTTGCATAGCTTACTCCTCACCTATGATCTTTCCGTCTTTGAGTCTCACAATTCTTTTCGCGTATTTGAGAACGTCGGGGTTATGGGTAGAAAAGATAAAAGTGGTTTGCTGGGTTTCATTGAGATGGCGCATGATGGAGAGGATGATTTCTCCTGTCTCTGAGTCAAGATTGGCGGTCGGTTCATCAGCCAGAACAATGGCAGGGTTGGTTACCAGAGCCCTTGCGATAGCGACACGCTGTCTCTGTCCGCCGGATAATTCGGCAGGCTTATGGGTGATAAAATCCTTCAGTCCCACATTCTCAATAAGTTTTTCCACTCGTTCCTTGATCTCCTGTCTGGAAAGACCAGATTTATCTTTCATAAGGAGAAGGGGAAACTCCACATTCTCTCTCACATTAAGCACCGGGATAAGATTGAACGTCTGAAAGATAAATCCCACTTTGTGAAGTCTCATATTGGTGAGTTCTTTGTCGTTTAAAGACGAGACATCCTGTCCGTCAATAATAACATCCCCTGAGGTGGGTTTGTCGATACATCCTATGAGGTTGAGAAGAGTTGTTTTACCGCTTCCTGATGGTCCTACGATAGAGAAAAACTCTCCCTTTTCTACGGTAAGGGATACTCCTCGCAGAGCATGGACAGTGGTTTTGCCCAGGGGATAATCTTTTGTCACTTCTTTAATCTCTATGAGCGGCATACAGACTCCTTTTTAGTTTTGAAACAGTATATCACAGGAGACTGAAAAAAGCAAATTTTCGAATTGCTTCATAATAAAAGTACTCGAAAAGGGAACGTTG
This sequence is a window from Thermospira aquatica. Protein-coding genes within it:
- a CDS encoding ABC transporter ATP-binding protein, encoding MPLIEIKEVTKDYPLGKTTVHALRGVSLTVEKGEFFSIVGPSGSGKTTLLNLIGCIDKPTSGDVIIDGQDVSSLNDKELTNMRLHKVGFIFQTFNLIPVLNVRENVEFPLLLMKDKSGLSRQEIKERVEKLIENVGLKDFITHKPAELSGGQRQRVAIARALVTNPAIVLADEPTANLDSETGEIILSIMRHLNETQQTTFIFSTHNPDVLKYAKRIVRLKDGKIIGEE
- a CDS encoding ABC transporter permease, with amino-acid sequence MQLLFYSIAFRNLFRHKGKSLIVGGLLFLVAFLLTFGNAAIKGINTSLEQNIIHGFTGNMVIISTNQMDKEVFGFMTGRPMSLIHNYAQISNILSSLPFVEDFLPLGRNVAMLLNPTGLPVFYMIYAVDVDRYERFFQNRLIVVEGRRLLSGERGIMIGNVQRNQTAEVINLWLLPEGGEVITSNMPPKILSNLESLSYASNVVLMGLSEEGGSDIRLNVKGVFRFEKLNNLLGDFIAFVDPLSYVEMFHYVITPENISLTKTEKTILQADNLDTLLEQNLFSQETPVSSSTYDETTLKKSLKRQENYTYNPEAYNAVIIKTRPGTGDAEALKKLNRALIEAKADGKAISWQEATPQFSQFIGIVQGMFSVIMFLLFLVSFIIVMNILSMSVIERTTEIGMMRAIGAQKNFVGRMILFETLTLGLVFGGSGILVGALVSWIFALVKLPAKNEMLQLIFGGEYFIPMVTPLDILGNLLVLFFVLWLASLYPGHLAKKTTPLEAISRE